A portion of the Natrinema salaciae genome contains these proteins:
- a CDS encoding DUF6360 family protein, with product MSDRLMPVTADSTLEYVEGNAIGEAFEWESIAVVNATAAREEPEDVHLQVEFDNLSEEYLPKHMIDLELTPTQARALAADLEKHADRVEDAEK from the coding sequence ATGTCCGATCGACTGATGCCGGTCACCGCCGACAGCACGCTCGAGTACGTCGAGGGGAACGCGATCGGCGAGGCGTTCGAATGGGAGTCTATCGCGGTCGTGAACGCGACCGCTGCCCGTGAGGAACCCGAGGATGTACACCTGCAGGTCGAGTTCGACAACTTGTCCGAGGAGTACCTGCCGAAGCACATGATCGACCTCGAGTTGACGCCGACCCAGGCCCGCGCGCTGGCTGCCGACCTCGAGAAACACGCCGACCGCGTCGAGGACGCCGAGAAGTAG